The DNA sequence CAAACCTCCTTTATATCTTTAATTTGATTATAAACATGTAAGCGTTAAAATCAAACATTTATATATATCTTTTGTATAATTTATGACTTTTTGTGCTTAAGGATGTCATTATATAAGAATATGTTAAAATAAATTGTAATGATTATAAAGAGGTGGAAATAAATGACTGTACCGTTTAATGAAACAATTTTAAAAGCAGCAAAAGGTGAGCAAACGACGCATACACCAGTATGGTTTATGAGACAAGCAGGGCGTTCACAACCTGAATATAGAAAAATAAAAGAAAAATATTCATTGTTTGAAATCACACATCAACCAGAACTTTGTGCGTATGTCACAAAATTACCTGTAGATCAATATAATACAGATGCTGCGATTTTATATAAAGATATTATGACACCTTTAACTGGAATAGGTGTAGATGTAGAAATTAAATCTGGAATTGGACCAGTAATCCATAATCCAATAAAAGATATTTCAGATGTTGAGCATCTCGGACAATTAAATCCAGAAGAAGATGTAAAGTATGTTTTAGACACGATTAAACTTTTGACTGAAGAACAGTTGAATGTACCGTTAATCGGATTTACTGGTGCACCATTCACACTTGCGAGCTATATGATTGAAGGTGGGCCGTCTAAAAATTATAATAAAACAAAAGCATTTATGTATAAACAACCAGAAGCATGGTTTAAATTAATGGATACTCTTGCAGATATGGCTATTCGATATACACACGCTCAAATTGATGCAGGCTGTAAAATGATTCAAGTATTCGATTCATGGGTTGGCGCTTTAAATGCTGAAGACTATCACTATTTTATAAGACCTTCTATGAACAAAATATTTTCTGCTATAAAAGAAAAAAATGTTCCTGTGACAACATTTGGTGTTGGTGCAAGTCATTTAATAGAAGAATGGAATCAATTGCCTGTTGATGTAATAGGATTAGATTGGCGTTTGCAAATAAAAGAAGCGCGTGAAAAAGGCATTACTAAAGCATTACAAGGTAATTTAGATCCTGCCATTTTATTAGCACCGTGGGAAGTAATTGAGGAACGATTAATTCATATTTTAGATCAAGGATTAATGGACAACAATTATATATTTAATCTTGGACATGGCGTATTTCCTGAAGTTCAACCTGATACGTTAAGAAGAGTAGCTCAATTCGTACACGACTATTCTGCAAAATATAAATCACAACAAAAATAAATACTATAAATAGCTTTAATTTTATATAAAGGGAGTAAGAAAATGACTAAAAAAGTGGGACTCTTAGTTATGGCATATGGCACACCATATAAAGAAAGTGATATCGTACCTTACTATACGCATATTAGACGTGGTCGTAAGCCATCTGAAGAACAAATTGAAGATTTAAAAGGACGTTATAATGCAATCGGGGGAATTTCACCTTTAGCAGGTACAACTGAAAAACAAGCTGAAAGTCTTGTAGGTGCATTAAATGAAACTTACGAAGATGCTGAATTTAAAATGTATATTGGATTAAAACATATTAATCCATTTATTGAAGATGCAGTAAAAGAAATGAACAACGATGGTATAGAAGAAGCGGTAACAATCGTTTTAGCACCACATTATTCTAATTTTTCTGTAGGCAGTTATAATAAACGTGCTAAAGAAGAAGCGGATAAATATGGCATAACATTACATCATGTGGAACAATTCTATAAAGAACCAGCATTTATAGATTATTGGACTTCAATGATAAATGACACATTACAAATGATTCCAAAAGAAAGTCATGACGAGACAGTTTTAATCGTGTCAGCGCATAGCTTGCCTGAGAAAATTAAAGAAGCTAACGATCCATATCCAGACCAACTTGAAGAAACAGCTAAAATATTAGCCGAAAAATCAAACATAAAAAATGTTTCAGTTGGTTGGCAATCAGAAGGTCAAACGGGAGAACCATGGTTAGGACCTGATGTTCAAGATCTTACACGTGACTTATACAAAGAACATGGATATAAACATTTCATTTATACACCAGTTGGATTTGTTTGTGAACATTTAGAAGTACTGTATGATAATGATTATGAGTGTAAAGTAGTATGTGATGAGCTAGGTGTAAATTATCATAGACCGCCGATGCCAAATATTGATCCTAAATTTATAGAAGCAATGGTAGAAGCAATAAAGAAAAAATTCTAATATGTTTTTAATATGAAAGAAGTGTTTAGCATGGCAAAACGTATCGCAATAATAGGGGCAGGGATAACTGGGTTATCTGCTGCCCATTATTTAAGAAAAGAAGATCCAAATATTCAAATTGATGTATATGAACAACAAGATAGAGTCGGCGGTAAAATTAAAACATACCGTAAAGATGGTTATACTATAGAACTAGGTCCTGAATCCTACCTTGGTAGAAAAACAATTATGACTGAATTAGCAGAAGAAATTGGAATAGCCGATGATTTAGTTACAAATAAAACGGGTCAATCGTATATTTATAGTCATAATAAACTTTATCCAATTCCAGGTGGATCTATAATGGGTATACCAACTGAAATTAAACCGTTTCTTAAAACTCAACTTATATCTCCAGCAGCTAAACTGAGAGCAGGATTAGATTATTTTCTTCCTGTAAAACCTATGAATACAGATGTTTCTATAGGTCACTTTTTTAGACAGAGATTAGGTAATGAAGTATTAGAGAATTTAATTGAACCATTAATGGCTGGTATATATGGCGCAAACATTGATAAATTAAGTTTGAAATCTACTTTTCCACATTTTAAAGAGCAAGAGGAAAGAGAAGGCAGCTTAATTAAAGGTATGATTGCTCAAAAAGCTCAGAATAATGCCAATAAGAAAGTGACCGTTAAGCCTAAAGGACAATTCAAACAATTTAAAAATGGTTTAGAATCATTTATTAATA is a window from the Mammaliicoccus sp. Marseille-Q6498 genome containing:
- the hemE gene encoding uroporphyrinogen decarboxylase; this translates as MTVPFNETILKAAKGEQTTHTPVWFMRQAGRSQPEYRKIKEKYSLFEITHQPELCAYVTKLPVDQYNTDAAILYKDIMTPLTGIGVDVEIKSGIGPVIHNPIKDISDVEHLGQLNPEEDVKYVLDTIKLLTEEQLNVPLIGFTGAPFTLASYMIEGGPSKNYNKTKAFMYKQPEAWFKLMDTLADMAIRYTHAQIDAGCKMIQVFDSWVGALNAEDYHYFIRPSMNKIFSAIKEKNVPVTTFGVGASHLIEEWNQLPVDVIGLDWRLQIKEAREKGITKALQGNLDPAILLAPWEVIEERLIHILDQGLMDNNYIFNLGHGVFPEVQPDTLRRVAQFVHDYSAKYKSQQK
- the hemH gene encoding ferrochelatase, which produces MTKKVGLLVMAYGTPYKESDIVPYYTHIRRGRKPSEEQIEDLKGRYNAIGGISPLAGTTEKQAESLVGALNETYEDAEFKMYIGLKHINPFIEDAVKEMNNDGIEEAVTIVLAPHYSNFSVGSYNKRAKEEADKYGITLHHVEQFYKEPAFIDYWTSMINDTLQMIPKESHDETVLIVSAHSLPEKIKEANDPYPDQLEETAKILAEKSNIKNVSVGWQSEGQTGEPWLGPDVQDLTRDLYKEHGYKHFIYTPVGFVCEHLEVLYDNDYECKVVCDELGVNYHRPPMPNIDPKFIEAMVEAIKKKF
- the hemY gene encoding protoporphyrinogen oxidase, with amino-acid sequence MAKRIAIIGAGITGLSAAHYLRKEDPNIQIDVYEQQDRVGGKIKTYRKDGYTIELGPESYLGRKTIMTELAEEIGIADDLVTNKTGQSYIYSHNKLYPIPGGSIMGIPTEIKPFLKTQLISPAAKLRAGLDYFLPVKPMNTDVSIGHFFRQRLGNEVLENLIEPLMAGIYGANIDKLSLKSTFPHFKEQEEREGSLIKGMIAQKAQNNANKKVTVKPKGQFKQFKNGLESFINTLRDNLESRNVNIHLNTAVQNVTEKDEKSILTINDKDYDYDGVIITTPHQHFVKWFKDDLYLDYFNYMPSTSVATVVMAFDKEQVVNDKDGTGFVIARTSDTAITACTWTNKKWPHTTPEGKVLLRAYVGKPGSNIIRHKDEEQLKQVALNDLNKIMTIKGEPEFSIVTKMPNSMPQYEVGHIDRIRDIQEHIENTYHNLIITGSSFDAVGLPDCVQMAKDASDKMINYLKD